The Microbispora sp. ZYX-F-249 genomic interval GTCGGCGGCCGATCCTCCGGTGAGAGTGTCGGCGCCGGGCCCGCCGACCAGCAGGCTCGGCTGGGCGCGGTAGCGGGGCGACGGGTCGGTCTCGGCGAGAGGGCTGTCGGAGGCGACGCCGATGGTGTCGTTCCCGCCGTTGCCCCACAGCCGGTTCGCACCGAGCCCGGCGGCGATCCGGTCGTCTCCGTCACCCGGGCCGTCGTCCGGCGCGCCGGGCAGGCCGTCGGCGGTCCAGTCGGCCACCTCGGCCGTGCCGACCTTGCGGACGGCGGGAGTCAGGCGGCCGTCGCCGGCGACCCAGCCCCCCGCGCCGCCGATCGTCAGGTAGTCGTCGCCCGGGCCTCCGGCCAGGATGGCGGCCGTACCGCCCTGCTCGTCGTAGGAGTCGCCGCTGGTGATCTGGTCGTCGCCCCTGCCGCCGTCGATCACGTTCTTTCCGGCGCCGGCGAGGATCATGTCGTCGCCGTCGCCGCCGAAGGCGACGATCTTCCGGTCGAACGGGAACGGCGCGCCGGAGTCGTCGGCGTACCCCTGGAAGACGAGCTTGAGGCCGCCCTTGGCGCCGCGGCCGTCGGCCAGCACCCGGTCGAGGCCCGCCGTGTGGTGCTCCTCGCGGACGCCGAGGGCGTTGACCACGAATCCCTCGTCGCCGGGGAGCTGGCTGACCGTCCACTGCTCGGCGTCGTCGCCGGGCTTGGCCGTGCTGCCGCCCCTGGCCGCGCGCATCGGGCCGATGTGCAGCACCAGCGCCTCACCGCTGACCGTGGCCAGCTTGGGCGGGGCCTCGTCGCACTTCGGCTTGGCCGAGAAGTCGAGCAGCGTGGCCTCGACGATCGTCCAGTCGAACCGCTTCTTGAAGATCGAAATGCCGATCTCCACCCAGGCCTTGAGATAGACCTTGAGCTTGCCCTCCATGGTGAACAGGCACAGCGGGTTGCGCAGCAGGACGCCCGCGAACTCGAAGAACCTGAACTTGCCGTCGTTGGTCGGGTCGGCCCAGAGCATCGAGATGCCCAGGGCGATTCCTCCGCTCACGCCCGCCTTGACGAGCAGCAGGTCGACTCCGGCTCCCGCTTCCAGCGTCCCGTACAGGCTGATCGCCGGCAGCGGCCGGCCCCGCTCGTCGGTGGTCTTCAGGTAGAGGCTGTCGAGGATCTGGAGGTCGGCCTTGCCCTGCTCGATGGCCTTGCGGATGCCGTAGGTGTCGAAGCCCGCCCTGATCCGCGCCTCGACTCCGGCGGTGCCGGAGATGACGACCATGATGGGCGGCGGCGCGTAGACCGGGCCGAACGACTGGCTGTAGGTGAAGCCGAGGCGCAGCGGACCGGAGTCGAAGGCGACCAGCTCGACGTCCTTGCCCATGAGCAGGCTGAAGATCGACCGCCCGGCGTTGTCGAGCACGGGGAAGCTGAAACCGGCCTTGCCGGACTGCTGCATCGGGCCCTGCTCGTCCGCGGCGGCCTTCGCGGCGGTGGCGGCCTTGCCCTTGTCGCAGCTCCTGGCGCCCTGGTCGAGCGCCGCGAGCAGGTTGTCCGTGGTGGGCGACACGTCGGCGATCAGCGAGTCCGCCACGTCCGGCGAGTTCTCCGTGGTGAGAGCCCTGTCACCGGCCACGGTGAAGCTGCCGATGGGGATGTGCAGCTCGCCCCGGCAGTCGGGCAGCGAGGTCACCAGCTTGGTGATCTCGATCATCCGCTCGATGAACTGGGTCGTGCTGTTGCCGCCCAGGGTGTTGAACTTCTTGGCGATCGTCATCAGGTTCACGTCGCCGCCGCCCGCGGCCCGGCTGAGGTCCGAGAGCACCGGGATGGGCGCGTAGAGCTGGTCGACGACCGGACGCACCGGGTCGGTGACCCGCTTGACCTGCGTCACCACCGGCCCGAGGACCGTACGGAAGAAGTCGCCGGCCTCCAGGTTGACGTCGGTGAAGGCGATGGACAGGTTCGCGGGGTCGGGCGAGCCGCCCTTCGTGAGGTCCCATGCCAGGTGGAAGTCGCCGAACAGACCGGGCAGCATCGGCGATCCGGGCGTCACGGTGAAGCGCCAGTCGACGGCCGCGTTGGCGTGCAGCGACGTCTCCACCAGGTCGGAGGCGTCGGCGAGCTGCGCCAGCCCGATCTTGCCGACCGGCTTGAGCCCGACGGTGAACGTGCCCGCGAACAGGTCGGGAGACTGCGGCGAGCGGTTCTTCACCGTGACGTCGAGGATGGACAGCTTGGCGTTGATCTCGTCGGGCAGCGACACGTTCACGCCCACGGTGGCCTGCGGCCTCTTGTCGGGCGTCGCGTCGATGTAGAAGCCGTTGACGCGGTCGAGGCCCACGGTCACGTCCACGTGCCAGCCGAGCTCGGCCCGCACGCCCTTGCCCGGGCCCTGCCGCAGCGCGAGACCGGGGACGCCGATGTCCAGCTGCCGTTCGAGGGCCGCGCAGCCCTCCACGCAGCCCTGCCGCGGGTCGACCGTGCCCTTGCCGATGCTCATCGTGAACTTCACGCCGGTCAGCTCGGTGCCCTTGGCGGCGTCGCAGGCGGTGGGGTCCGCGGGCTCCGGCGCCTGCACACAGGTGATCAGCGGTTGCACGCCGGGGCCGACCTTGGGGGCGAGCTCGGCGTTGTACCACTCGCGCAGGTCCTTGCCGGTGGGCACCCGGCCGCCGTTCGGCAGCGTGGCGATCGCCGCCTTGATCTCCTGGCGCTTGGCGCCGACGAAGTCCGCGCCCTGCTGCAGGTCGTCGCCGACCAGGGGCAGTCTGCCGCCGTAGGAGACCGTGCGCATGCCGGCCTCCAGCGCGGTGAGGTAGCGGTCGATGCCGTCGCCGAGGTTGGTCCAGTCGAGCTCCAGCCCGGCGGGCAGGGTGGAGAAGTCGAACTCGGGCACCTCCAGCCGGTCGATGTCGCCCGGCAGCTTCTTCGTCAGGTCGAACATCTCGGCAAGCGGAGCGGCCCTGGGCAGGCGCAGCACGAGCGCGTGCCTGCCGTCCGCGGTGATCGGGCTGCCGTTCACGTAGGCGGGCAGCACCGCGCACAGCGCGAGGTCGGTCTCGTCGCGCCGGGGGTCGCGGTCACAGGTGACCGACTCGGTCGTCTCGTTGAGCGCCAGGTCGAGCCCGGCGAAGAAGTCGGCCGGCGGCACGGCCTCCTGCGACTCGCCGTCGTACCGGAGGGTCACGCCGTACGCGAGCCTGGCCTGCATCGGGTCGTCGTCGTCCGCCTTGCCGACCGAGACGGGCAGCGGGCCGATGTTCGCCTTGATCGCGCCGTCGAGCCGGGCGTTCGCCTCCAGGTCGAGGCCGGAGTCGGTCTCGACGAGCAGGTCGCGGGCGAGGTCGAAATCGCGCTTGAGCGCCACCCGCAGCCCCAGCCGGATCTGCCCGCCGACGGAGGCGTCGAGCGTGCCGGAACCGGAGGCGGCGACCAGGCTGCTGTCCCCGAAGGAGAATCGCAGCGGCTCCTTCAGCGCCGCCTTCTTGTCGTACGCCAGCGACAGGCGCAGCGCGCCGTCCTCGTAGCCGATGCGGACCTGGCCGCCCAGCGCCTTGTTCAGCTCGGCCACCAGCGCCTGGACGGTGTCCGGCGGGGCCGCGGTGAGCCGGTCGATCGCGTCCCTGAGCGGTGAACGCAGCGCGTACGCCGTGCCCGGCTCGGGACGGACCTGCCCGAACTTCGCGGTGAACGCCATGGTGTGCTCGCCGCAGACGGCCGCGACGGTCATCACGCGGGTGCCGATCACGACGCCGCGCCCGATGTGCGCCTGGGTGAACGTCCGCGACGGGTCGGTGACGAAGCCGTTCTCGCTGCCGCAGGCGCCGTCGCCGTACACGACGCCGGGGCCGGAGCCCATCTCGTCGGCGGCGACGAGGTCGGACAGCGAGCGGCCGAGGAGCGGCAGCTTCGCCGTCATCGCCGTGCCGACCGGCCCTTCGGGCTTGACGCGGTCGAGATAGGTGGCCAGCGCGCCCAGCGACTTGACCAGCGCGCCGAACAGCGCCTGCGGGTTGTCGGGGTCGAAGGCGAAGTCCTTGACCTTGCCGATCTGGTCGAAGCCGCGGAAGACCACGGTGCCGGGCGTCCGGACATCCGGCATCTGCACGTCACCGGTGACCTTGCCGCCGAAGAAGTCGGCCAGTCCGGGGACGCCGAGGGTCAGCCTGGCCGTGGCGGTGGCGTCCACCTGGGTGGTGAGGACGTCCGCGGGGTCGCTCGCCAGGCGTTCGAACAGCCGCGTCAGCGGCACGTCCCCGGCGTCCTTGAGCGCGACCTTCACCACGTCGCCACCGGTCTTGCTGCTCATGGACAGGTCGCCGGTGAGCCGTACGCCGAGGTAGCCGACGACGGCGTCCACGTTGACCGAGGTGAGGACCGACACGCGGGCGCCGAACAGGTCGCGGCCGGTACGCAGCATGATCCGGTCGGCGGGCCGGGGCAGCTCGGTGACCACGGTCGCGCTGCCGTCGGGGTTGGTGTGCTTGTAGGGGCACGCCTTCCGCTGCCCGTCCGGGCGGGTGGCGCACGCCTCGCCGGTGGCCGGGTCGCTCAGGTCGAGCACGACCGTGGCGGCGGCGTGGTAGCCGCGCATCACCCCGGCGACCGAGGTGGTCGCGTTGGCCTGGGCGAGGCCCGAGCGGGCCTTGAAGGCGTCACCGAAGGTGATCTGGCCGATCATCGGGTCGGCGGCGGCGATCCGGTAGGCGGTCCCGGCCGCGGGCACGCCGCCGCGCCAGCCGTCGCCGGTCAGCGTGACGACGTCGGCGGTGTTGCCGGCCACCATGCCGGTCGACGTGCCCGCGGTGATCGTGCGGCCGGTGAACTCTCCGGGCGTCCACTTCTGGCCGGCGTGCCTGAGCGTCGTGGCCGTGTAGGTGACGCCGGTGCCCGCGCCGCTGTTCGCCTGCCCGCCGGGGTTGAGCGGCTCGGGCACGGGGTTGACCGCGCGGTCGATCACGAGCGTGAAGGCGATCTTCTTGGTGGCGTCGTCGTAGCCCGCGTCGGCGACCTTGATGATCGCGCCGCCGGGAAGGCCGCGCGCCCTGCCCAGCGCGGCGAACATGTCCTGGATCGAGGTGAAGGTGGGCTGACCGGTGTCGCGGTCGACGCTGTCGGCGACGAACTTGTCGAGCGCCTCGGAGATGCGCACGGCGTCGGCCAGGGAACCCCGCATGAACGGCAGGTCCAGGTCGCCCTGGCCGCCCTGATCCCCCTGGGTGCCCCAGCGGGCCCGCTGCACGGCGGTGATCGCGCCGGACAGATGCGTCAGCCCGTCGAGCAGGTCCTTCGGCGTGAGCGTCTGGAAGCGGTTCAGCCGGTCGAGGTCGGGCTGGCTCACACTCACCTGCGGTCCGCCCGTGGCGAGGTCGGGCCAGCTCACGTCGACGGTCGCGGTGGCGCCCTCGACCTGGGCTCCGGCGAACGGCTGCGCGGTGACCGCGAGCCTGGCGGTCGCCGAGCCCTTCTTGCCGAAGGTGAACAGGCCGGCCGCCGCGCCGTCCGCGCCCAGCTCCCGCAGGTCGAGCCGGCCGTCGCCGTCCGGGTCGGCGGCGGTGGAGGTGAACGTGGAGGTGAAGGAGAGCGACGAGCCCGCGGACAGGTCGACGCCGAGGATGCCGAAGGCGGCCGTGGGCTTGGCCCCCGCCGTCAGCCGCCCGTCGGCCTGCACCGTCACGACGGCGTCCTTGCCCAGCCAGGCCGTCTTGGTGGCGGGGTCGTAGGCGAAGGGCAGCTTCGCGCCCAGCTTCAGCGTGACGTCGACCCCCCCGGAGGTCGTCAGCGAGATTTTGGGCTGTGCGCTGCCGATGGAGACCGGCCGGTCGGCGACCGTCCTGGTCACCTCCAGGGTCAGGTCGAGGTGCCTGACGCCGCCCTGGGTGCTCGCCTCGGCCAGCAACCGGCCGCTGCGCGGACCGGACAGCGGATACTCGTCCTCCAGATCCGACAGGCTGGTCAGGTTCTTGAGCCGGTCGTGGACCGCGACGTCGAACAGGTCGCGCAGGCCCAGGCCGTCCTCCCCGCCGGGTACCAGGCCGACGAGGGGCAACTGCTCGCCCATCGGGCCGAGCGCCGCCATCCCCCTGCCGACGGCGGCGAAGCGTTCGACCGCGGACACGAGCGCGGCGGTCTCCGCGTCCGGTTGCGCGGCCGCGGACGCGGCCTGTGGCAGGCCGGTCACCAGACCTGACATCATCCCCACGACGCACAGCGCGCTGATCAATCGCCGCCTTGACACCGGACCCCCAGAACCGACGGGTTGCATACCGACGGTCTGTTCTAGTGACGGCGACTTGTGATCCGGTTGGATCTGACTTCAGCAGGACGCGTGCGCAGGTCCGGGCAGGTGCCCCTCCACGTACGTCGCGTGGACGCGGAGGGGCACGCCGAGGCGTGCGGCCGCCGCTCCGGCTTCCCGCCGGACCGCGGTCGCGGGAGACGGCCTAGTTGTAGCAGCAGTCGTTCCAGTAGCGGTTGGCCCAGAAGCAGTTCTCCCACCAGCAGTCGTCCCAGTAGGGCGTGTTCCAGGCGCAGTTGTTCGCGTA includes:
- a CDS encoding calcium-binding protein gives rise to the protein MTGLPQAASAAAQPDAETAALVSAVERFAAVGRGMAALGPMGEQLPLVGLVPGGEDGLGLRDLFDVAVHDRLKNLTSLSDLEDEYPLSGPRSGRLLAEASTQGGVRHLDLTLEVTRTVADRPVSIGSAQPKISLTTSGGVDVTLKLGAKLPFAYDPATKTAWLGKDAVVTVQADGRLTAGAKPTAAFGILGVDLSAGSSLSFTSTFTSTAADPDGDGRLDLRELGADGAAAGLFTFGKKGSATARLAVTAQPFAGAQVEGATATVDVSWPDLATGGPQVSVSQPDLDRLNRFQTLTPKDLLDGLTHLSGAITAVQRARWGTQGDQGGQGDLDLPFMRGSLADAVRISEALDKFVADSVDRDTGQPTFTSIQDMFAALGRARGLPGGAIIKVADAGYDDATKKIAFTLVIDRAVNPVPEPLNPGGQANSGAGTGVTYTATTLRHAGQKWTPGEFTGRTITAGTSTGMVAGNTADVVTLTGDGWRGGVPAAGTAYRIAAADPMIGQITFGDAFKARSGLAQANATTSVAGVMRGYHAAATVVLDLSDPATGEACATRPDGQRKACPYKHTNPDGSATVVTELPRPADRIMLRTGRDLFGARVSVLTSVNVDAVVGYLGVRLTGDLSMSSKTGGDVVKVALKDAGDVPLTRLFERLASDPADVLTTQVDATATARLTLGVPGLADFFGGKVTGDVQMPDVRTPGTVVFRGFDQIGKVKDFAFDPDNPQALFGALVKSLGALATYLDRVKPEGPVGTAMTAKLPLLGRSLSDLVAADEMGSGPGVVYGDGACGSENGFVTDPSRTFTQAHIGRGVVIGTRVMTVAAVCGEHTMAFTAKFGQVRPEPGTAYALRSPLRDAIDRLTAAPPDTVQALVAELNKALGGQVRIGYEDGALRLSLAYDKKAALKEPLRFSFGDSSLVAASGSGTLDASVGGQIRLGLRVALKRDFDLARDLLVETDSGLDLEANARLDGAIKANIGPLPVSVGKADDDDPMQARLAYGVTLRYDGESQEAVPPADFFAGLDLALNETTESVTCDRDPRRDETDLALCAVLPAYVNGSPITADGRHALVLRLPRAAPLAEMFDLTKKLPGDIDRLEVPEFDFSTLPAGLELDWTNLGDGIDRYLTALEAGMRTVSYGGRLPLVGDDLQQGADFVGAKRQEIKAAIATLPNGGRVPTGKDLREWYNAELAPKVGPGVQPLITCVQAPEPADPTACDAAKGTELTGVKFTMSIGKGTVDPRQGCVEGCAALERQLDIGVPGLALRQGPGKGVRAELGWHVDVTVGLDRVNGFYIDATPDKRPQATVGVNVSLPDEINAKLSILDVTVKNRSPQSPDLFAGTFTVGLKPVGKIGLAQLADASDLVETSLHANAAVDWRFTVTPGSPMLPGLFGDFHLAWDLTKGGSPDPANLSIAFTDVNLEAGDFFRTVLGPVVTQVKRVTDPVRPVVDQLYAPIPVLSDLSRAAGGGDVNLMTIAKKFNTLGGNSTTQFIERMIEITKLVTSLPDCRGELHIPIGSFTVAGDRALTTENSPDVADSLIADVSPTTDNLLAALDQGARSCDKGKAATAAKAAADEQGPMQQSGKAGFSFPVLDNAGRSIFSLLMGKDVELVAFDSGPLRLGFTYSQSFGPVYAPPPIMVVISGTAGVEARIRAGFDTYGIRKAIEQGKADLQILDSLYLKTTDERGRPLPAISLYGTLEAGAGVDLLLVKAGVSGGIALGISMLWADPTNDGKFRFFEFAGVLLRNPLCLFTMEGKLKVYLKAWVEIGISIFKKRFDWTIVEATLLDFSAKPKCDEAPPKLATVSGEALVLHIGPMRAARGGSTAKPGDDAEQWTVSQLPGDEGFVVNALGVREEHHTAGLDRVLADGRGAKGGLKLVFQGYADDSGAPFPFDRKIVAFGGDGDDMILAGAGKNVIDGGRGDDQITSGDSYDEQGGTAAILAGGPGDDYLTIGGAGGWVAGDGRLTPAVRKVGTAEVADWTADGLPGAPDDGPGDGDDRIAAGLGANRLWGNGGNDTIGVASDSPLAETDPSPRYRAQPSLLVGGPGADTLTGGSAADEIHTGPREEFGPDEAGPADSGPNYVDTGAGADTVYGGRAVDLVAGHSAPGETVRILGGGGEDVLAGGHGKDEIFGGPGDDWVIAEPSDVSEADGRDDYGPARRVRHLPLPAGVQPSVKLLVGGDGDDHVVGGDGGATIFGDRRRDEPCTDAGADGDGRDLVLGGSGTETVSAGGGADRVEAGGGRDRVCGEKGDDTLYGGAGDDDVSGGSGDDTAYGDDGADEVTGGPGDDTLYGGAQDDVVVGEAGEDTAFGGLGDDLLVGGSRTAGRDDAGDTLYGDAGADRLVGDNGDATGSSDLDGTPEKAGGPDVIHGGDGDDTAFGGIGADEVHGDAGDDHLEGGNGADQVFGEAGEDELAGGGSGPHPDAGDTLLGGDGPDVIAGDNAVLSTTGTATPVAVRPGQAHTHRVEPLAGGSGADVADGGAGNDAIFGQGGADRLRGQDGDDYAEGGAGVDWVEGDRGDDDVVGGSHVAADDAADALFGGPGDDVVTGDNAVVTLAGTPTRATVRLGSAGAPMTPRAVKLLGEGAGEDRVSGGSGVDALWGQDGDDHLSGGGQGDYAEGGGGADQIRGDLPLSAESTQTESEPLGDPGWKGVASEPAELEGDTTPGQDDLIGGSATPGAADKGDAIEGGGAADVLLGDNGSLVRTLTGNTERVYTERYAAGQAPADATRSRTHDPALPGDSTRFCTQAQPTCEPAGAFGADRLYGDEGDDGLWGQDGDDRLYGGAGDDDLFGELGDDEMDGGDGEDAMLGDRGGVVDERIDAGDAQRLGFTVSLNAPPKETYRGFPAGSYDRRTDLLHDADGDTWVTAAMPHDGFAKGGDDRMRGGPGRDSMHGGAGDDLINGDSGGDEVFGDDGADVIWGGKGCDPVLDAATADCLGGGAFDPAARGTGDRFVDHVFGGAGADLLDYNPRGSFPDDCAPGRMPEGTLTTVVDPCLWFRMTGKDNASAADDQHHQGVDWQYGGEGRDVLQGDRTANGPNPGDKMIDWNGSFNLYTHCGPANGGHNIVRQHSPAMRDFLAKVAWGSGAGRVQGDPSAERELAIPAGDNGSPYPTSPGHFDSPVACAG